CCTTTCTGGAGACGTGTGCATGATTCCTTCGTATCCGATGAGTATTCTCATTCTAAAGAGTGAGTACGGTTACCAAAAGCTGGCGCGTTCCGCCTGAGGCGTCAGGTCAGACAGTGAGGGATTTCCTGCAGAAGCGGGCCGGCTTCTCCCGCCAGCTGATTAAACGAGTGAAAGCGGGAGGATCGATTTACGTCAATCACCAGCCGGCTTCTCTCAAGCAGAAGGTGGATTCGGAAGCGATGGTTTCCGTTTATTTTCCCGAAGAAGTTCGCGGCGATAGAATGATGCCTGAAGAAGGCCCGTTATCGATCCGCTATGAGGACGAAGATGTGATCGTGATGGACAAACCGTCCTCGGTTCCGGTCGTTCCATCTTCCCACCATGAAGGCTCTTCCATCGCAACCCGGCTGCTTTATCATTACGAGAAGCACGGCCTGTCAAATACGGTTCATATCGTCACAAGGCTGGACCGGGAGACGTCAGGGCTTATGCTTGCAGCGAAGCACGCTTATAGCCACCGGCTGCTAACACTTGAGAAAAGCAGAGTCGAGCGCTTTTACACGGCACTGGTAAAAGGAAAGCTTGAGGGTGAGGGAGTTATTGAAACGCCGATTGCCCGGAAACCGGGATCCATTGTGGAACGGACCACCTGTGCAGATGGAAAACCATCAAAGACGTTATACAAGGTTCAGGAAAGCCATGAACAGCATACGCTCGTCAGACTAAAGCTTGAGACCGGGCGGACCCATCAGATTCGTGTTCACATGGCTTCTATTGGTCATCCGCTCGTGGGGGATACTTTATACGGAGAGCCTGAAGATCTTCCCTGGAGCGGACAAGCTCTTCATTGTCATAAACTGGCCTTTGATCATCCCTGGACAGGCGAGTTGATGTCTTTTACATCCGGCATTCCTGAAGAGTGGAATCGTTATATCATGGCATGTGAATAGTAAAAAATCAGACCCCGCCTGGAGTCTGATTTTTTAGTATCTGAACTTCTCTTCAACGAGCGGCATTGAGGAAGGAACACTGACGAGTTCTTCTTCAGGCAGGCGGAACGCGGTTAGTTCGCCACCAAACACGCAGCCCGTGTCAATATTGACGGTTTTATGGACGAAGCGGGGTTCGCGTACAGGGGTGTGCCCATAAACGACCCACAAGTCGCCGTCATAATGCTGGGCCCAGTCTCTTCGAACAGGACGTCCGTCCGGGAGCTTTTCTCCTGTAATGTCGCCATACAATACGAACGTTTTCACTTTTTTATTATTTTTTCCGATATCTTCTCTGCGGATACCGGCATGGGCGATGACAGCGTCCGCTTCTTCCAGTACGTGATATAGAGGGGATTCCTCCACCAGCGTCATAAACTGCTTGCGCACCTTTTTTTGTTCACGTCTGGATAAGCTTCGGTATTCGTCTGCTGTTGTTTCTAAACCGTGGGTTTCCTCTACAGGATTTCCAAGGAAAAAACGGTATAGTTTATTGCAATGATTGCCGGGCACATAGAGTGCCGTTTTTTCTTCTAATACTAACTGGCAGACAAAACGAATGCACTCCACTGAAGCAGGACCGCGGTCCGTAATATCACCAACAAAGACTGGGGTGCGTCCGTCGGGATGAAAAGGAAGCCCGTTTTTCCATTCGTAGCCGAGTTTCGTGAATAGCTGCTTTAATTCATCCAGACAGCCATGCACATCGCCAATTATATCAATTTTCATCATTATTCTCCTTTCATTAAGTTAATAAAAAATCAAGGTGGTCCTTAAAATTAAGGTTAAATCGCTAAAAGTTCCTTAGTGAGCTAAGGGTCCGGATTGTATAAGACTCCGTTTCGAGATATTTTATGAGAGGAAAGTTCCTGCGGGGCACGATTCGCTTTCCGTGGCCCTGCACGACGCAGGGTCGTTCGACGTTGCCACAGGATGTGGCGGTCTTAGTCGAATATCCCTTGTGGTGAGCTTCCTCGGGCTTAACAGCCCTGTGGGATCTCACCGATCATGTTTATCCCACAGGAGTCTTCGCCGTTCCCTTCCGCCCCTTTGCGATCATGGAGCGCTCAAAATCTTGCACGTAAATGCCTTCATATGAGGAAGGAGAACCTATGTGATCAACACTAAGGACCGGGTCTTTACAGGAGATAAACGCCGCTGTAGAAGCATATAAGACGATTTAAAGTTCCCACTTTTTCTACTGGCAGGGTCCGTTCGCAGAATTATAGTGGGGCTGGTGGGGAAATGGCGAGACTCCCATGGGAGAAGGGACTAGGTGAGATCCCGCAGGGAGTGAAACGAGCGAGGAAGCTCACCGTTCCTCCATAGGAAAGCGAGCTATTTCCTCACCAGCCCTCTTCCGCATAGAGTAACGGACCCAATTTATTACGAGACTGAGTCTTCAAGTAATGGGAGCTTTTATTAAATAAATCCATACTGAGAATTACAGAGCTTTATTAGACCGGCTTAGAATAATCAAAAAAAGGCGGGAAGTCTTTTACAAAGCTTCTCCACCTTTTGAGCGTGTTATTCAAACATGTAAGATCTTGTACGGGATTTGACGTTCAGCACGAGGCCGATTGCGAGCATATAAGCGAGTGTCGAACTTCCCCCGTAACTGATAAAGGGAAGCGGAAGTCCCGTGATCGGAAGCAGCTGAATGGACATGCCGATATTTTGAAAGACTTGAAACGCGATCATACCTACTACGCCGACAATTAAATAGCTTCCAAAAGCATCATTACTTTCGAGAGCGATTTGGATCATCCGATAGACCAGAAGGAAAAACAGCGTGACGACAATACTTGAGCCTACGAAACCAAACTGCTCGGATACCGCGGTGAAGATCATATCGGTGTGACGTTCGGGCACCATCACTTCAAAGTTGCCCGGGCCTTTTCCGGTCAGCTGTCCGGAGCCGATCGCTGTGATGGCTTTAATCAGCTGCAGGCCGGCACCGAGCTCGTATTTTTCAGGCTGAAGCCAGCCATAGAAACGGGAGTCCACGTGGGCAAACACGGATTCTTCAAAGAACGTGGTAACTTTTGTAATATTAAATAGGAAAGTAGTCGCAACAGCTGCAATAACGACTAGTACGGATGAGACGATCGAGAGCAGAATTTTCCATTGAATACCGGATACTAAAATCATAAACGTCGTGATGGATACCAACACAAGGAATGTACCTAAGTCCGGCTGCACCGCAATAAGTCCCATCGGAACTACGGAAAGAAGCATCAGCTTTCCGAGCAGCTTTAGATCTGTCTTAACGGTTTTCATCCTGGTTTTTTCATTATGTTTAACAATCACATGAGCAAGCGTAATGACAAGGAAAACCTTCATAAATTCGGAGGGCTGGATGGTACCGATGCCAGGTAATTTAAACCAGCTCCAGGCTCCGCCTGAATAGTGAACGAGCCCCGGCGGGAATTTAAAGAAGAGCATAAGCAGGGCCGTGAGTCCAAATCCGTAAAGACCCCAAACGATTTGATGAAGGCGGTCATAATCCAGAATCATAGCTACACCTGCGACTATGCTTCCTAGTATGTACCAGACGATTTGTTTCATATAAGAACCCTGATCTCCTACGCCTAAGTAAGGATCTACGGTGTAAAGGGTATAGCAGCTGATGATTCCAAAGGCCAGGACAATGAATATAATGGTAAAATCAATCGGTGAAGTTTGCTGATTATCATTCATGAATGTTCCCTTTCTATCAAGCAATCTGTTAAACTACGGTTATAATTGTAAGTGTACATGATTCTTCCAATAATTTTAAGTCAACTTAATGATTTAATGAAAAGAAAATACTTTCGTTGACAAACGTCCAGCAGGCAATTAAGATTAAACGGTCAAAAACGAATAGAACGTCAAGGAGGGGAGCTATGGAACACTTAGATGACCAGGAGCGCCAAGAGGTTTGGGATACGATAAAGGATGCGCTTTTTAATGATTACATTGACCAATTCCGCGCCGAGTTTCTAGAACTCCACCCTTATGATCAGGCTATGATTTTCGAGGGATTAGATGTTGACGTTCGTATGCAGATCTATACGTATCTATCTCCCGAAGAAGTAGCCGATTTCATGGAGCATATTGATTATGAGGAAATCGAGCCGTTTTTCTCTGAAATGGATCCCAGATTTGCGGCGCAAGTATTCGCAGAGATGTCTACGGATGATGCGGTAGATATTTTTAATGAACTGGATAAAGACAAGGTGGCAAGCTTCCTAACCATTATGGATAAGGAAGCGGCACAGGAAATAAAAGATTTGCTGCACTACGAAGAAAAAACCGCGGGCTCTATTATGACCACGGAGTTCGTCATCGTGGAGGCCGGCATGTCGATCAGGGAAGCGATGCTTCACTTAAGAAAAGAAGCCCCTGATGCCGAAACGATTTATTACACCTATGTCATTGACGAAGACAAGCGTCTGGTTGGGGTAATTTCGCTTCGTGATTTAATTATCTCGGAAGACGACTGGCTCATCTCGGACGTTATGAATGAACGTGTGGTGTCCGTTTCTGTAGCCGAAGACCAGGAAGAAGTCGCGCGAATGGTAAGAGATTATGATTTTCTTGCTCTTCCCGTTGTTGATTTCCAGAATCACCTGCTCGGTATTATTACAGTCGATGATATTATGGACGTTATGGAAGAAGAAGCAAGCGATGACTATTCCAAGCTTGCCGGTATTTCTGACGTAGACAGTCCTGATGAAAATGCTTTTGATTCAGCTAAAAAAAGGCTGCCCTGGCTGATTATTCTGCTATTCTTGGGCAGTGTAACGGCAAGCCTGATCGGCCGCTTCGAGGATACGCTTGATAAAGTAGCGATTCTTGCGATATTTATTCCGCTCATTGCCGGAATGGCTGGTAATACAGGTACACAGGCACTTGCGGTAGCGGTACGAGGAATTGCGACAGGTGAAATTGATAAACAAGGGAAGACTAAAATGATGCTCCGGGAAGCCGGAACTGGATTGATTACCGGGATTTCCTGCGGGATCATCATCACACTCGTCGTTTATTTCTGGCAAGGGAACATCTTTTTAGGTTTGCTCGTTGGGCTTTCCATTTTATCGACGTTGATCGTAGCCACCCTGGCTGGATCACTCGTTCCTCTCATCATGCATCGATTTAATATCGATCCTGCTGTTGCATCAGGACCATTCATCACGACGATTAACGATATCATCTCCATACTGATTTATTTCGGTATGGCGACAGCATTTATGAATTTACTCATCTAGTGGAAGGAGGGCGAGTATGGAACATGGAGCTTCAGTAACTTCCTTAGTTATTGTCATACTAGCTGCATTTATCACTCCCATCTTATTGCATCGTTTTAAACTGAACATGATTCCCGTCGTGGTCGCAGAGATTATCGTCGGATTAATAATAGGAAAAAGCGGTTTCGATATAGTGGAACAGGGAAGCTGGCTTGAGATTTTATCAACGCTTGGGTTTATCTTTCTTATGTTTCTTAGTGGTCTCGAAATTGACTTCTCCATTTTTGCCAGAAGAAAGAAAAGGGCTAAGCCCGAAAATAAAGGGACAGGAGCTCCAAATCCGGTCATCGTGGCTTTAATCGTGTTCGCCGGAATATTCGCCATCTCTCTCGGTTTGTCCTATCTATTTGTTCTGGCTGGCTTTA
The Halobacillus halophilus DSM 2266 DNA segment above includes these coding regions:
- a CDS encoding RluA family pseudouridine synthase, with translation MSTVTKSWRVPPEASGQTVRDFLQKRAGFSRQLIKRVKAGGSIYVNHQPASLKQKVDSEAMVSVYFPEEVRGDRMMPEEGPLSIRYEDEDVIVMDKPSSVPVVPSSHHEGSSIATRLLYHYEKHGLSNTVHIVTRLDRETSGLMLAAKHAYSHRLLTLEKSRVERFYTALVKGKLEGEGVIETPIARKPGSIVERTTCADGKPSKTLYKVQESHEQHTLVRLKLETGRTHQIRVHMASIGHPLVGDTLYGEPEDLPWSGQALHCHKLAFDHPWTGELMSFTSGIPEEWNRYIMACE
- the prpE gene encoding bis(5'-nucleosyl)-tetraphosphatase PrpE — protein: MKIDIIGDVHGCLDELKQLFTKLGYEWKNGLPFHPDGRTPVFVGDITDRGPASVECIRFVCQLVLEEKTALYVPGNHCNKLYRFFLGNPVEETHGLETTADEYRSLSRREQKKVRKQFMTLVEESPLYHVLEEADAVIAHAGIRREDIGKNNKKVKTFVLYGDITGEKLPDGRPVRRDWAQHYDGDLWVVYGHTPVREPRFVHKTVNIDTGCVFGGELTAFRLPEEELVSVPSSMPLVEEKFRY
- a CDS encoding FtsW/RodA/SpoVE family cell cycle protein, producing the protein MNDNQQTSPIDFTIIFIVLAFGIISCYTLYTVDPYLGVGDQGSYMKQIVWYILGSIVAGVAMILDYDRLHQIVWGLYGFGLTALLMLFFKFPPGLVHYSGGAWSWFKLPGIGTIQPSEFMKVFLVITLAHVIVKHNEKTRMKTVKTDLKLLGKLMLLSVVPMGLIAVQPDLGTFLVLVSITTFMILVSGIQWKILLSIVSSVLVVIAAVATTFLFNITKVTTFFEESVFAHVDSRFYGWLQPEKYELGAGLQLIKAITAIGSGQLTGKGPGNFEVMVPERHTDMIFTAVSEQFGFVGSSIVVTLFFLLVYRMIQIALESNDAFGSYLIVGVVGMIAFQVFQNIGMSIQLLPITGLPLPFISYGGSSTLAYMLAIGLVLNVKSRTRSYMFE
- the mgtE gene encoding magnesium transporter, with product MEHLDDQERQEVWDTIKDALFNDYIDQFRAEFLELHPYDQAMIFEGLDVDVRMQIYTYLSPEEVADFMEHIDYEEIEPFFSEMDPRFAAQVFAEMSTDDAVDIFNELDKDKVASFLTIMDKEAAQEIKDLLHYEEKTAGSIMTTEFVIVEAGMSIREAMLHLRKEAPDAETIYYTYVIDEDKRLVGVISLRDLIISEDDWLISDVMNERVVSVSVAEDQEEVARMVRDYDFLALPVVDFQNHLLGIITVDDIMDVMEEEASDDYSKLAGISDVDSPDENAFDSAKKRLPWLIILLFLGSVTASLIGRFEDTLDKVAILAIFIPLIAGMAGNTGTQALAVAVRGIATGEIDKQGKTKMMLREAGTGLITGISCGIIITLVVYFWQGNIFLGLLVGLSILSTLIVATLAGSLVPLIMHRFNIDPAVASGPFITTINDIISILIYFGMATAFMNLLI